From the genome of Streptomyces xanthophaeus:
CCGGTGGTCCCCGGGCGAGAGGGAGAGTTCACCGGCCAGGACGTAAGCGCCCAGGATCGCGGTGCTGGTACCCATCCCGCCGATGGTCGCGCCGCAGGCGGCGTCACCGAGGAGGGCGATCCGGCCGGTGGACCAGACGGGGGAGTCGGCGCGGCTGATCGAGTCGAAGTAGAGGTCGTCGGCGGCGCCGAGGGAGTCGAGGAGGCGGTCCACCTTCCAGGGCAGGCCCGCGAACGCCTCGCGCAGAAGGCGTTTGTGGGCCTCGGGGTCATGGCGGTCGTACGCGAGCTCGGGGGAGGCGAAGACGAAGAAGGCGCGTGCCCGGGCGGGGTCGGTGCGGTCCGGGGCGACACTGGCGAGGCGCCCGGGGGCGTTGTGGCCGATGGAGCCGGTGCCCGGGCGCGGATCCAGGCCCAGGTCCGGGTGGTTCGGCAGGCTCCAGGTGGCGGCGTAGTGGCCGAGGTGGGTGACGTGGTCGGCATCCGGGCCGAAGGCGAGGCGCCGGACGTTCGAGTGGAGGCCGTCGGCACCGATGACGAGGTCGAAGGTGCGGGCCGGGGCGTGGCGGAAGGTGACGTCGACGCCGGTGGCCGTCTCGGTGAGGGAGGTGAGGGAGTCCCCGAAGAGGTACTCGGCGCCGCCGGCGAGCGAGGCCCCGTAGAGGATCCGGGAGAGGTCGCCGCGCAGGACCTCGATGTCGCCGCCCGCGAACTCGGCGGGCAGGTGCAGGAGTTCGCGGCCGTCGGCGTCGACGAAGGTCATCGGACTGCCGCCGGTCCGGACGCGGTGGAGTTCGTCGAGGATTCCCATCCGGCGAAGGACGCGGAGCTGGGCCCCGCCACGGAAGTCGACGGCCTGGCCGCCCGGGCGCAGGGCGGGGGCGACCTCGACGACGGTGGGGCGCAGGCCGTGGCGGCCGAGCCGGTGGGCGAGGGCGGGACCCGCGACGCCGGCGCCCGAGATGAGGACGGTACGGGCCGCGGGGCGCTGGCCGCCGGTCCGGTCGGACGATGCGCTCATGGAGGGCTCCCGGTCTGAGAATTAACTGTGTCCAGCGGACACTGATTCGATACCGTGTACGGTAGACGCAGTT
Proteins encoded in this window:
- a CDS encoding FAD-dependent monooxygenase, producing the protein MSASSDRTGGQRPAARTVLISGAGVAGPALAHRLGRHGLRPTVVEVAPALRPGGQAVDFRGGAQLRVLRRMGILDELHRVRTGGSPMTFVDADGRELLHLPAEFAGGDIEVLRGDLSRILYGASLAGGAEYLFGDSLTSLTETATGVDVTFRHAPARTFDLVIGADGLHSNVRRLAFGPDADHVTHLGHYAATWSLPNHPDLGLDPRPGTGSIGHNAPGRLASVAPDRTDPARARAFFVFASPELAYDRHDPEAHKRLLREAFAGLPWKVDRLLDSLGAADDLYFDSISRADSPVWSTGRIALLGDAACGATIGGMGTSTAILGAYVLAGELSLSPGDHRAAFGRYESLLRPYAQERQKGGDRTGRFLAPSSKQGLRLRNTLLGRRRILTWMLKAAKDATALALPDYPDRPANSPSEQVH